One Actinospica robiniae DSM 44927 genomic region harbors:
- a CDS encoding TetR/AcrR family transcriptional regulator: MVTRESLVGACVLPGSKRGAERRSAICQAVYELLGKVGYDRMTMDAIATQAKASKATIYRMWQDKPQLVAEALVEQFGDTTPTPDTGSLRGDLHALMTYACQTTDSEMGEVVAGVMTAAAHDPRLAEVVNETMFKAKHTLHEQIVRKAVDRGEVHPDTDPNLLHEVMHNMLTGRKLWNLGPLDDEYADHVVEDVLIPVLTYRKP, encoded by the coding sequence ATGGTCACGCGCGAGAGCCTTGTGGGCGCCTGTGTCCTGCCCGGCTCCAAGCGCGGCGCCGAGCGGCGCTCGGCCATCTGCCAGGCGGTCTACGAGCTGCTCGGCAAGGTCGGCTACGACCGGATGACCATGGACGCCATCGCGACGCAGGCCAAGGCCAGCAAGGCGACCATCTACCGGATGTGGCAGGACAAGCCGCAGCTGGTGGCGGAAGCCCTCGTCGAGCAGTTCGGCGACACCACGCCGACTCCGGACACCGGCAGCCTGCGCGGGGACCTGCACGCGCTGATGACCTACGCCTGCCAGACCACGGACAGCGAGATGGGCGAGGTGGTCGCGGGCGTGATGACCGCGGCCGCGCACGATCCGCGGCTGGCCGAGGTCGTCAACGAGACCATGTTCAAGGCCAAGCACACGCTGCACGAGCAGATCGTGCGCAAGGCCGTGGATCGGGGCGAGGTCCACCCGGACACCGACCCGAACCTCCTGCACGAGGTGATGCACAACATGCTCACCGGCCGCAAGCTGTGGAATCTCGGCCCGCTCGATGACGAGTACGCCGACCAC